CGTTACTGCCGGCGGGCCGGAAGTGCCGCGTCCCCTTGTTGATCAGCTTGACGAGGGCGGCATCATGCTTATTCCTGTAGGGTCAAAGCCCCGCACGCAGCGCCTTGTGCGCGTGTGCAAAGAACAGGGGCGCGTCAGCTCCGAAGACCTGGGGCCGGTAGTTTTTGTAGATCTGGTGGGCGATCACGGCTGGTAGATACGCCGCCGTAAGCGTCCGCTACAATTGAAGGAGATGTCATGGGATCCTGTTCATCCTGTTCTTCTGCGTCCTCTTGCTCCAGTGCAAAGAGCAATGGTGGCAACGGAGAGTGCAATGACCCTATGGCCAAGCAGGACCGCGTAATCGCTGACCGCTTGGGCCATATCCGCCACAAAATATTTGTCATGAGCGGCAAGGGCGGCGTGGGCAAAAGCTCCGTGACCGTCAACACCGCAGCGGCGCTGGCGCGGCGCGGATTCAAAGTCGGAATTCTTGATGTGGACATGCACGGCCCGAGCGTGCCCAACCTGCTTGGCCTTACCAGCACGGTTGAGATTGACGAAGCCACCCAGCTCATGATTCCTGCCGCCTATGACGAGAACCTCTCCGTCATTTCAATGGATACGTTCCTGCAAGACAAGGATCAGGCCATTCTGTGGCGCGGCCCCAAAAAAACTTCGGCTATCCGGCAGTTTATTGCGGACGTGAAGTGGGGCGACCTGGATTTTCTGCTCATTGACTCCCCTCCAGGAACGGGCGATGAGCACATGACCGTCATGCAGTCCATTCCAGATGCCCTGTGCGTGGTTGTGACCACCCCGCAGGAAATTTCGCTGGCAGACGTGCGCAAGGCCATCAACTTTTTGCAGTACACCAACTCCAACGTGCTTGGCGTGGTGGAAAACATGAGCGGCCTTGTGTGCCCGCACTGCC
Above is a window of Desulfovibrio desulfuricans DSM 642 DNA encoding:
- a CDS encoding Mrp/NBP35 family ATP-binding protein — its product is MGSCSSCSSASSCSSAKSNGGNGECNDPMAKQDRVIADRLGHIRHKIFVMSGKGGVGKSSVTVNTAAALARRGFKVGILDVDMHGPSVPNLLGLTSTVEIDEATQLMIPAAYDENLSVISMDTFLQDKDQAILWRGPKKTSAIRQFIADVKWGDLDFLLIDSPPGTGDEHMTVMQSIPDALCVVVTTPQEISLADVRKAINFLQYTNSNVLGVVENMSGLVCPHCHQEIDLFKKGGGEDLAKRYGLKFLGAVPLDPTTVVAADKGIPVVYLDAESAAKKAFLTLADSIATAADGSLEALAGSRS